A genomic segment from Aegilops tauschii subsp. strangulata cultivar AL8/78 chromosome 1, Aet v6.0, whole genome shotgun sequence encodes:
- the LOC141027217 gene encoding uncharacterized protein, which produces MDGRQACATTTTTPPACPFCDQAPETINQILLGYVFARQVWLTILDHWDKPTWLPIMDASLMEWWTSVHPQPKLRKETWTVIALVAWMLWKHRNEVVFDGATPSTSELLRKIELEGQDWRAAGLLRKAGSLPIRVDEWASSE; this is translated from the coding sequence ATGGACGGCAGACAGGCTTGCGCGACGACAACTACCACACCCCCTGCTTGTCCATTCTGTGATCAAGCGCCAGAAACAATCAATCAGATCCTGCTTGGCTACGTCTTTGCAAGGCAAGTGTGGCTGACCATCCTTGACCACTGGGACAAACCAACATGGCTACCAATCATGGATGCTAGTCTTATGGAATGGTGGACCTCGGTACACCCACAACCAAAGCTCAGGAAGGAGACATGGACTGTAATTGCACTGGTTGCGTGGATGTTGTGGAAGCATAGGAATGAGGTCGTGTTCGATGGAGCCACTCCTTCCACGAGTGAGCTTCTCAGGAAGATCGAGTTGGAAGGGCAAGATTGGAGGGCGGCCGGCCTTCTGCGCAAGGCAGGATCGCTCCCGATTAGAGTAGATGAGTGGGCCAGTAGTGAGTAA